A portion of the Oscillospiraceae bacterium genome contains these proteins:
- a CDS encoding relaxase/mobilization nuclease domain-containing protein — MAATRLIALHKNKGKSVATCLKSRTDYAQNPEKTKQGELVSSYECSPLTVDEEFMLSKRQYELATGRRQKSDVIAYQIRQSFKPGEITAEEANKVGYELAMRFTKGKYAFIIATHTDREHIHNHIIYNSTALDSTRKFRDFLLSGLAVQRLSDLICLEHQLSVIEIKPYRERQKRTLYPPRESNRDKLCAVIDNILLSEKPASFEGFLQKLEQRGYEIKRGKYTSVKGTRQKRFIRFRTLGAGYSEDEIKAVIAGDAEHCPHQKQPPKEKPFNLLVDVQAKLAEGKNIGYARWAKKYNLKEMSKTLIFLQEKKIGSIEEMQERVDAATARYHELGDSIKAAETRMTEIAVLRTHIVNYTKTRPVYDAYRKAGYSKRFLENHRAEITLHKAAKTAFDEAKLKKLPKVKELDAEYSKLLTEKKAAYPDYRKAKDEMQELLRAQRNVELFFAEEKNTTEKTQSR; from the coding sequence ATGGCCGCAACACGCTTGATTGCGCTGCACAAAAATAAGGGAAAATCCGTGGCGACCTGTTTGAAAAGCCGCACAGACTATGCACAAAACCCGGAGAAAACCAAACAGGGTGAACTTGTCAGCAGCTACGAGTGCAGCCCTCTGACGGTGGACGAAGAATTTATGCTGTCCAAGCGGCAGTATGAACTTGCCACTGGACGTAGGCAGAAAAGTGATGTGATCGCCTATCAAATTCGGCAGTCGTTCAAGCCCGGTGAGATCACCGCCGAAGAAGCCAACAAGGTGGGCTATGAACTTGCCATGCGGTTTACCAAGGGCAAGTATGCGTTTATTATTGCCACCCACACAGACCGGGAACACATTCATAATCACATTATCTACAACTCCACTGCGCTGGACAGCACCCGGAAGTTCCGGGACTTTTTATTGTCCGGGCTGGCCGTGCAGCGGTTGAGCGATTTGATCTGTCTGGAACATCAGCTGTCTGTTATTGAAATCAAGCCGTACCGAGAACGGCAGAAGCGCACTCTTTATCCTCCCAGAGAAAGCAATCGTGATAAGCTGTGTGCCGTAATCGACAACATCTTGCTGAGCGAGAAACCTGCAAGTTTCGAGGGCTTTCTTCAAAAGCTGGAACAGCGGGGCTACGAAATCAAACGGGGAAAGTACACTTCGGTCAAAGGAACACGGCAGAAGCGCTTTATCCGTTTTCGGACACTGGGAGCAGGATACAGTGAAGATGAAATCAAGGCGGTCATTGCAGGAGATGCCGAACACTGCCCACATCAGAAGCAGCCGCCAAAAGAGAAACCGTTCAATCTTCTGGTGGATGTGCAGGCAAAGCTGGCCGAGGGCAAGAACATCGGCTATGCACGGTGGGCAAAAAAGTACAATCTGAAAGAAATGTCCAAGACACTGATTTTCTTGCAGGAGAAGAAAATCGGCAGCATCGAGGAAATGCAGGAGCGTGTGGACGCTGCCACTGCCCGCTATCACGAACTGGGCGATTCCATCAAGGCAGCAGAAACGCGCATGACCGAGATTGCCGTGCTGCGGACACACATCGTCAACTACACAAAAACACGCCCGGTGTACGATGCCTACCGCAAGGCCGGATACAGCAAGCGATTTCTGGAAAACCATCGCGCAGAGATCACACTGCACAAGGCAGCAAAAACGGCTTTCGATGAAGCTAAACTGAAAAAGCTTCCCAAGGTCAAAGAACTGGATGCAGAATATTCCAAGCTGCTGACGGAAAAGAAAGCCGCCTACCCGGACTACCGCAAAGCAAAAGACGAGATGCAGGAGCTTCTTCGTGCGCAGCGCAATGTAGAACTGTTCTTCGCAGAAGAAAAGAACACCACCGAAAAAACGCAGTCCCGATAG
- a CDS encoding MptD family putative ECF transporter S component yields MNKLQGKDLINVGIFTAIYFVVMMAIAMLGFIPIFLPLLIVLVPLIGGIVMMLYYSKVQKFGMVSLTGLICGILMLLTGMGYWSIITGAVFGVLADLVLKSGDYKSAKKGIISHGVFSMWIIGNYIPIVATRDSYYQQLISGYGQEYADSIMSYISAYTLPLLLIAGFVCGVIGGVIGQKIFKKHFKRAGIA; encoded by the coding sequence ATGAATAAACTACAAGGAAAAGACCTTATCAATGTTGGAATCTTCACTGCGATCTATTTTGTGGTGATGATGGCGATTGCCATGCTGGGATTTATCCCTATTTTTCTTCCTCTTCTGATCGTGCTGGTTCCGCTGATTGGCGGAATCGTAATGATGCTGTATTATTCTAAAGTCCAGAAGTTTGGAATGGTATCGCTGACAGGACTGATCTGCGGTATTTTAATGTTGCTGACCGGCATGGGGTATTGGAGCATTATTACCGGTGCCGTGTTCGGTGTCCTGGCTGATCTTGTTTTGAAATCCGGCGATTATAAGAGTGCAAAAAAAGGAATCATATCGCATGGTGTTTTTTCTATGTGGATTATCGGAAACTACATCCCCATTGTTGCAACACGGGACAGCTACTATCAGCAGCTAATCAGCGGTTATGGACAAGAGTATGCAGATTCCATTATGAGCTATATCTCGGCATATACGCTCCCCCTTCTTTTGATTGCCGGGTTCGTTTGCGGCGTGATCGGCGGTGTGATCGGCCAGAAAATTTTCAAAAAGCACTTTAAGCGTGCGGGTATTGCATAA
- the mobC gene encoding plasmid mobilization relaxosome protein MobC encodes MNGLRDQQLHFRVSKQELERIWSKMESSGILSIGSYLRKMALDGYCLRLDLPELRRMAYLLQMCSNNLNQYTKAANENGQVYAADLEDLRTRLDELIVIGREILSRLADL; translated from the coding sequence ATGAATGGCCTCCGCGACCAGCAGTTGCACTTCCGTGTCAGCAAGCAGGAACTGGAACGGATCTGGAGCAAGATGGAATCCAGCGGTATTTTGAGCATTGGCTCTTATCTGCGAAAAATGGCTCTGGACGGTTACTGCCTGCGTTTGGATTTGCCAGAGTTGCGGCGCATGGCCTATCTCCTGCAAATGTGCAGCAACAATCTCAACCAGTATACCAAAGCTGCCAACGAAAACGGTCAGGTCTATGCCGCCGATCTGGAGGACTTGCGCACCCGGCTGGATGAGCTGATTGTTATTGGCAGAGAGATTCTTTCCCGGCTGGCTGACCTCTGA
- a CDS encoding SNF2-related protein, with translation MIQSDRYLSDKEKRIIDFPLELNDTSAAEYTALKEQYPDTLIGFEAGGNFMFYGEDAAKVAKIINSALFIRNTALGEVQITGFLPSLWAKRAKELWSAGNDVYLAGLNEDGTHHQTKHLRKEDYLPIGSVINMDDRKFRVDSVDFDKDKVSLQDMALADARMPIFREEPLTVVRELYEQQDEALDTAPEKTPDYNVGDSVVVDLPTRTIEGTIGYVGETDVRIDTSAQGYSWSNEVLNKQQFEDGLRQDEPELSDEELDKLPTSVEVNGEWQTFPDAAAADKALNAEPVPEAAGNFHITDDHLGEGGAKQKYARNVEAIRTLFQLEQEHRGATAEEQQILSQYVGWGGLPDVFDPDKGNWAKEYSELKGLLSEDEYAAARSSVLNAHYTSPTVIRAIYDAVEKMGFRNGNILEPSMGIGNFFGMLPDTMQDSRLYGVELDSVTGRIAQKLYPDANIKVAGFETTDRRDFYDLAVGNVPFGQYRVNDKAYNKLGFSIHNYFFAKAIDQVRPGGIVAFVTSRYTLDSKDSSARKHIAERADLLGAIRLPNTAFKANAGTEVVSDIIFLQKRDRPIDHEPDWVQLGKTEDGFAINSYFVDHPEMVLGELTSESTQYGREECTVRPIKGAVLVDQLAEAIQHIEGQFTEVEVETPDIADAENERHILPADPDVKNFSYTVVDGEVYYRENSVMTQVELSDTAKGRVTGMVELRQIVNELIDQQLNDYPDADIKATQEKLNTAYDAFSAKYGLLNDRKNGRLFEQDSSYYLLCSLENLDEQGRLKSKAAMFTKRTIRPECTVTNVDTPTEALAVSIGERGRVDLPYMAELLGTPGDYERITSELSGVIFKDPGADPTDPEAGWRMADEYLSGNVRAKLRMAQLAAETNPEFAVNVTALEKAQPKDLEASEIDVRLGATWLAPEIIQKFMAETFQIPYYLRHAVKVRYSPYTAEWRIEGKSAMGRGDIISSETYGTSRANAYKILEDTLNLKDVRIYDAIEDEEGKLKRILNKTDTMLAQQKQQVIKDAFANWIWKDPQRRIALVKQYNELFNSSRPREYDGSHIHLVGMNPEITLREHQRNAIAHVLYGGNTLLAHEVGAGKTFEMAASAMEAKRLGLCQKSLFVVPNHLTEQWASEFLHLYPNAKLLVARKKDFETANRKKFCARIATGDYDAVIIGHSQFERIPLSYERQERIIQEQIDETLAAIEELKANAGENFSIKQMEKTRKTLETKLEKLRSDARKDDVITFEQLGVDRLFVDESHFYKNLFLTTKMRNVAGLSTSEAQKSSDMFGKCRYLDEITGGRGVVFATGTPVSNSMSELYTVMRYLQYGTLQQKGLTHFDCWASTFGETTTAIELAPEGTGYRARTRFAKFFNLPELMSMFKEVADIKTSDQLHLPVPDAKFETVVAKPSEIQKEMVQELSKRAAKIHSGAVDASEDNMLCVTNDGRKIGLDVRLMNPILPDDPNSKLNTCVRNVLQIWEDGKEQKLTQLLFCDLSTPKNDGNFNVYDDVRKKLVAAGVPENEIEFIHNADTEAKKAALFSKVRSGDVRILLGSTAKMGAGTNVQSRLVAVHHLDVGWKPSDMTQRNGRIIRQGNMNKEVKVFNYVTEGTFDSYLFQTLENKQRFISQIMTSKSPVRSCDDVDEQALSYAEIKALCAGNPLIKEKMDLDVQVAKLKVLKADHQSQKFRLEDKLLTKFPADIQETNAYLAGVKLDAELATAHPQEKEGFCGITIKGVTYDEKKTAGERLLLACSELPNSEEKVIGSYRGFELSLRFDTYHSEYQALLKGQRKYPVALGKDPLGCIIRLDNSLNNFPERISSVENELATLKQQQAAAQIEVEKPFPQEEELAEKSARLAELNAQLDMDEKSHEPEQDEEPRRSSVLAALEEKSDKVEPIKPFKSYLDKDGDAR, from the coding sequence ATGATTCAGTCTGACCGCTATCTGTCCGACAAAGAAAAAAGAATCATCGACTTTCCCCTTGAACTGAACGACACCAGTGCTGCCGAATACACTGCATTAAAAGAGCAGTACCCGGACACTCTCATTGGTTTTGAAGCTGGCGGCAATTTTATGTTCTATGGCGAAGATGCCGCCAAGGTCGCAAAAATCATCAACAGTGCTTTGTTCATAAGAAACACTGCACTGGGCGAAGTTCAAATCACGGGCTTTCTCCCTAGCTTATGGGCAAAAAGAGCAAAAGAATTGTGGTCTGCGGGCAATGATGTGTACCTTGCCGGGTTAAACGAGGATGGCACTCACCACCAGACCAAGCACTTGCGCAAAGAGGACTATCTGCCCATCGGCTCCGTTATCAATATGGATGACCGGAAATTTCGGGTCGATAGCGTGGATTTTGACAAGGACAAAGTTTCCTTGCAGGATATGGCTCTGGCCGATGCCCGGATGCCGATTTTCCGGGAAGAGCCGCTGACTGTTGTCCGGGAACTGTACGAACAGCAGGATGAAGCCCTTGATACTGCTCCAGAAAAAACTCCCGATTACAATGTCGGTGATTCCGTTGTTGTAGACCTTCCAACCCGAACCATCGAGGGAACTATTGGCTATGTAGGCGAAACCGATGTGCGCATCGACACCAGTGCACAGGGCTATTCGTGGAGCAATGAGGTACTGAACAAGCAGCAGTTCGAGGATGGACTGCGGCAGGATGAGCCGGAACTTTCCGATGAAGAACTGGATAAGCTGCCCACCTCTGTGGAAGTTAACGGCGAATGGCAGACTTTCCCGGATGCCGCTGCCGCAGACAAAGCTCTGAACGCCGAACCTGTGCCGGAAGCTGCCGGAAACTTCCACATCACGGACGATCATCTGGGCGAGGGCGGCGCAAAACAAAAATATGCCCGGAACGTTGAAGCCATCCGCACCCTGTTCCAGTTGGAGCAGGAGCATCGTGGAGCCACCGCCGAGGAACAGCAGATTCTTTCGCAGTATGTCGGCTGGGGCGGTCTGCCGGATGTCTTTGACCCAGACAAGGGCAACTGGGCAAAAGAATATTCCGAATTGAAAGGTCTGCTTTCCGAGGACGAATATGCTGCTGCCCGTAGTTCCGTTCTGAACGCCCACTACACCAGCCCTACCGTTATCCGCGCCATCTATGATGCAGTCGAGAAAATGGGGTTCCGCAACGGCAACATTCTGGAGCCGAGCATGGGCATCGGCAACTTTTTTGGTATGCTGCCGGACACCATGCAGGACAGCCGCCTATACGGTGTGGAGTTGGACAGTGTCACAGGCCGTATCGCCCAAAAGCTCTACCCGGATGCCAACATTAAAGTTGCCGGATTTGAAACCACTGACCGCCGCGACTTCTATGACCTTGCAGTGGGCAATGTTCCTTTTGGCCAGTACCGGGTAAACGACAAGGCGTACAACAAATTAGGTTTCAGCATCCACAACTATTTCTTCGCCAAGGCCATCGACCAAGTGCGTCCGGGCGGCATCGTGGCATTCGTCACCAGTCGCTACACGCTGGACAGCAAAGATTCTTCTGCCCGCAAGCACATTGCCGAACGTGCTGATCTGCTGGGTGCTATCCGTCTGCCGAACACTGCGTTCAAAGCAAACGCAGGAACAGAAGTCGTCAGCGACATTATTTTCCTCCAAAAACGTGACCGCCCTATCGACCATGAGCCGGACTGGGTGCAGCTTGGCAAAACGGAAGATGGCTTTGCCATCAACAGCTATTTTGTAGACCATCCAGAGATGGTGCTGGGTGAACTGACTTCCGAAAGCACCCAGTATGGCCGGGAGGAATGCACTGTGCGTCCCATCAAGGGCGCAGTGCTGGTGGACCAGCTTGCAGAAGCCATCCAGCATATTGAGGGGCAGTTCACGGAAGTCGAGGTCGAAACACCAGATATTGCGGATGCTGAAAATGAGCGGCACATTCTCCCGGCTGACCCAGATGTGAAGAATTTCTCTTACACGGTGGTTGATGGTGAGGTGTATTATCGGGAAAATTCCGTCATGACACAGGTGGAGCTGTCCGACACCGCCAAAGGCCGTGTGACCGGGATGGTGGAGCTGCGGCAAATCGTCAATGAGTTGATCGACCAGCAGCTGAACGACTACCCGGATGCCGACATTAAAGCAACGCAGGAAAAGCTGAACACTGCCTACGATGCTTTTTCCGCCAAATATGGCTTGTTGAATGACCGCAAAAACGGGCGGCTGTTTGAGCAGGATTCTTCTTACTATCTGCTGTGTTCTCTGGAAAATTTGGACGAGCAGGGGCGGCTCAAGAGCAAGGCGGCGATGTTCACCAAACGCACCATCCGCCCGGAATGTACTGTCACCAATGTAGACACTCCTACGGAAGCCCTTGCGGTGTCCATCGGAGAGCGTGGCCGGGTGGACTTGCCCTATATGGCAGAACTGCTCGGCACTCCCGGTGACTATGAGCGCATCACCAGCGAACTGTCCGGCGTGATTTTCAAAGACCCCGGCGCAGACCCTACCGACCCGGAAGCAGGTTGGCGAATGGCAGACGAATACCTGTCCGGCAATGTTCGGGCAAAGCTGCGCATGGCTCAGCTTGCCGCCGAAACTAACCCGGAGTTTGCAGTTAACGTCACTGCACTGGAAAAAGCACAGCCGAAAGATCTTGAAGCATCTGAAATTGATGTGCGGCTGGGCGCAACATGGCTTGCTCCAGAAATTATCCAAAAGTTTATGGCAGAAACATTCCAGATTCCCTACTATCTGCGCCATGCAGTCAAAGTGAGATATTCTCCCTATACCGCAGAATGGCGCATTGAGGGCAAGTCGGCCATGGGCAGAGGTGACATCATCTCCTCCGAAACCTACGGCACCTCCCGCGCCAACGCCTACAAGATTCTGGAAGACACGCTCAACCTGAAAGATGTGCGCATCTATGACGCTATCGAAGATGAAGAAGGCAAGCTGAAGCGCATCCTGAACAAAACGGACACCATGCTGGCACAGCAGAAGCAGCAGGTCATCAAGGATGCCTTTGCCAACTGGATCTGGAAAGACCCCCAGCGGCGCATTGCACTGGTGAAACAGTATAATGAACTGTTCAACAGCAGCAGGCCACGAGAATACGATGGTTCCCACATCCACCTTGTCGGTATGAACCCGGAAATCACCCTCCGGGAACATCAGCGCAATGCCATTGCTCATGTGCTTTATGGCGGTAATACGCTGTTGGCACACGAGGTAGGAGCAGGAAAAACTTTTGAAATGGCGGCATCCGCAATGGAAGCAAAACGCCTTGGCTTGTGTCAGAAAAGCCTATTTGTCGTTCCCAATCACTTGACGGAGCAGTGGGCTTCGGAGTTCCTGCACCTATACCCCAATGCAAAGCTGCTGGTAGCGCGGAAAAAGGATTTTGAAACGGCCAACCGCAAAAAGTTCTGCGCCCGGATTGCAACCGGGGATTATGATGCGGTCATTATCGGTCACAGCCAGTTTGAGCGGATTCCGCTTTCCTATGAGCGGCAGGAACGCATTATTCAGGAACAGATCGATGAAACGCTTGCCGCCATCGAAGAACTGAAAGCCAATGCAGGCGAGAATTTCAGCATCAAGCAGATGGAAAAGACCCGTAAGACGCTGGAAACAAAACTGGAAAAGCTGCGCTCCGATGCGAGAAAGGACGATGTTATCACCTTTGAGCAGTTGGGCGTTGACCGACTTTTTGTAGACGAATCGCATTTTTATAAGAACCTCTTTTTAACCACAAAAATGCGCAATGTCGCTGGTTTGTCCACATCGGAAGCCCAGAAATCGAGCGATATGTTCGGCAAGTGCCGCTATCTGGACGAGATCACAGGCGGGCGCGGCGTGGTATTTGCAACGGGAACTCCCGTGAGCAACTCCATGTCGGAACTGTATACGGTCATGCGCTATCTGCAATACGGCACACTCCAGCAGAAAGGGTTGACGCATTTCGACTGCTGGGCATCGACCTTTGGCGAAACCACCACCGCCATCGAACTCGCCCCGGAGGGTACGGGCTATCGGGCGAGAACGCGTTTTGCAAAGTTTTTCAATCTCCCGGAACTGATGTCGATGTTCAAAGAAGTTGCTGACATCAAGACCTCCGACCAACTTCATCTGCCTGTGCCGGATGCAAAGTTTGAAACTGTGGTGGCGAAACCGTCCGAGATTCAGAAAGAAATGGTGCAGGAACTGAGCAAACGTGCTGCAAAAATCCACTCCGGCGCAGTGGATGCGTCCGAGGACAATATGCTGTGCGTCACCAACGATGGCCGAAAGATCGGTCTGGATGTCCGCCTGATGAACCCCATTCTGCCGGATGACCCCAACAGCAAACTGAACACTTGTGTTCGGAATGTGCTACAAATCTGGGAAGATGGCAAGGAGCAAAAGTTGACACAGCTTTTGTTCTGCGACCTTTCGACACCGAAAAATGATGGCAACTTCAATGTCTACGATGATGTTCGCAAGAAATTGGTCGCCGCCGGGGTGCCGGAAAACGAAATTGAGTTCATCCACAACGCCGACACCGAAGCCAAAAAGGCCGCATTGTTCTCCAAAGTGCGCTCCGGCGATGTGCGGATTCTGCTCGGCAGCACTGCAAAAATGGGAGCCGGGACGAACGTGCAATCGCGGCTTGTGGCAGTGCATCACTTGGATGTTGGATGGAAGCCAAGCGACATGACCCAGCGCAATGGCCGCATCATTCGGCAGGGAAACATGAACAAGGAAGTCAAGGTGTTCAACTACGTCACAGAGGGGACATTTGACAGCTACTTGTTTCAGACTCTTGAGAATAAACAGCGATTCATCAGCCAAATCATGACCTCAAAATCCCCAGTTCGCTCCTGCGATGATGTGGATGAACAGGCATTGTCCTATGCGGAAATTAAGGCATTGTGCGCAGGAAATCCGTTGATTAAAGAGAAGATGGATCTCGATGTGCAGGTCGCAAAGCTGAAAGTTCTGAAAGCCGATCATCAGAGCCAGAAGTTCCGTTTGGAGGATAAGCTGCTCACAAAATTCCCAGCTGACATTCAGGAAACGAACGCCTATCTTGCCGGAGTGAAATTGGATGCAGAACTTGCTACCGCCCATCCGCAGGAGAAAGAGGGCTTCTGCGGCATTACCATCAAGGGTGTGACCTACGATGAGAAAAAGACCGCTGGCGAACGGCTTCTCCTCGCTTGCTCCGAACTGCCTAACAGTGAGGAAAAAGTGATCGGCAGCTATCGCGGTTTTGAACTGTCCTTGCGTTTCGACACCTATCACAGCGAATATCAGGCTCTTTTGAAAGGTCAGCGGAAATATCCGGTAGCACTGGGCAAAGACCCACTTGGCTGCATCATCCGTCTGGACAATTCTTTGAACAATTTCCCAGAACGCATTAGTTCCGTCGAAAACGAACTGGCCACGCTTAAACAGCAGCAGGCGGCGGCACAGATTGAAGTGGAAAAGCCGTTCCCGCAGGAAGAAGAGCTGGCTGAAAAGTCAGCTCGCCTTGCGGAGCTGAACGCACAGTTGGATATGGATGAAAAAAGCCACGAGCCGGAACAGGATGAGGAACCTCGCCGTTCCTCGGTGCTGGCGGCTCTGGAAGAAAAGTCTGATAAGGTAGAGCCCATCAAGCCGTTCAAAAGCTATCTGGACAAGGATGGTGATGCTCGATGA
- a CDS encoding energy-coupling factor transporter transmembrane protein EcfT, whose protein sequence is MRRELLASKKKETGLSLDPRTKLALLITIALFVLSGEGGATSKQFAPILAAVPLILLLTEKSWKGSVIYFVLYGGSYILQLWALPHLSGLPNFLVVAICGFFMRFVPGIMMGYITVRTTTVSEFVASMKKLHLPEQIIIPMSVIFRFFPTVVEEYNAIGDAMKMRGIRFGGGKASAMLEYRLVPVIMCSVKIGEELNAAALTRGLGGPVKRTNICEIGFHVQDVFFLLLCVVAFAIPIVTMITGR, encoded by the coding sequence ATGCGCCGTGAATTGTTAGCAAGCAAAAAAAAGGAAACCGGCCTGTCGTTAGACCCTCGGACAAAGTTGGCATTGCTTATCACGATTGCCCTCTTTGTCTTGAGCGGCGAAGGTGGGGCTACTTCTAAACAGTTTGCTCCTATTTTGGCTGCTGTTCCATTGATCCTGCTGCTCACGGAAAAATCGTGGAAGGGATCGGTTATCTATTTTGTTTTATATGGCGGCAGCTATATATTGCAACTATGGGCGCTCCCCCACCTGTCCGGCCTTCCTAACTTTCTTGTTGTTGCAATCTGCGGTTTCTTTATGCGGTTTGTGCCGGGGATTATGATGGGATACATCACGGTCAGGACAACGACGGTCAGCGAGTTTGTTGCCTCCATGAAGAAGCTGCATTTACCGGAGCAGATCATCATTCCTATGTCCGTGATATTCCGATTTTTCCCTACTGTTGTAGAAGAATATAATGCCATAGGGGACGCTATGAAAATGAGAGGAATTCGTTTTGGCGGGGGCAAAGCCAGTGCAATGCTGGAATACAGGCTTGTCCCTGTTATCATGTGTTCCGTCAAGATCGGGGAAGAATTAAATGCGGCAGCCCTGACAAGAGGATTGGGCGGTCCGGTCAAGAGGACAAACATCTGCGAAATCGGCTTTCATGTGCAGGATGTTTTTTTCCTGCTGCTATGTGTGGTGGCTTTTGCAATTCCTATTGTCACGATGATTACAGGGAGGTAG